The proteins below come from a single Arthrobacter crystallopoietes genomic window:
- a CDS encoding ABC transporter substrate-binding protein, translating into MTKTPNTGLAFIAMAGAAVLALSGCGAGDDPAAADAPPQATLAIDEEARALLPEQIREDGKLVFGTTANNAPFTMKPAEEIVGMVPDLGKELGAVLGVDVAFEPMSFPGLVPALEADRIDAVWTLMTATEEREQTMEMVSFMKNSTGFMTLADAEPIETVDDLCGRHLATVRGGTIQALLEKAADDCATEGKERPQTSYYDDAAAAQTQLRSGKIDVFSGITVPLRYVAEQVNGGKTFTVSDVELLGGAQAVALGKGDKELVEAVRAGLRKVVESGRYDEILAEYGAQNEAFTPEQIVANPATSGELDAVVKTQEDE; encoded by the coding sequence ATGACGAAAACACCGAATACCGGACTAGCGTTCATCGCCATGGCCGGAGCCGCCGTACTCGCACTGTCCGGATGCGGTGCGGGCGACGACCCCGCCGCCGCCGACGCCCCGCCCCAGGCAACCCTCGCCATTGACGAGGAGGCCCGGGCACTCCTGCCCGAGCAGATCCGCGAGGACGGCAAGCTGGTCTTTGGAACGACAGCCAACAACGCGCCCTTCACGATGAAGCCCGCCGAGGAAATCGTCGGCATGGTCCCCGACCTGGGCAAGGAACTTGGTGCCGTGCTCGGCGTCGACGTTGCCTTCGAGCCGATGTCCTTTCCCGGACTCGTCCCCGCCTTGGAAGCCGACCGAATCGACGCCGTCTGGACGTTGATGACCGCGACGGAGGAGCGCGAACAGACCATGGAGATGGTCTCCTTCATGAAGAACTCCACCGGCTTCATGACGCTGGCCGACGCCGAGCCCATCGAGACAGTCGACGACCTGTGCGGGCGTCATCTGGCCACCGTCCGCGGTGGAACCATCCAGGCCCTCCTCGAGAAGGCCGCCGACGATTGCGCGACCGAGGGCAAGGAGCGCCCGCAGACGTCGTACTACGATGACGCGGCGGCAGCCCAAACGCAGCTGCGTTCAGGCAAGATCGACGTCTTCTCCGGGATCACGGTCCCGCTGCGCTACGTGGCCGAGCAGGTCAACGGCGGCAAGACGTTCACGGTCTCCGATGTCGAGCTCTTGGGCGGAGCCCAGGCAGTCGCTCTCGGCAAGGGCGACAAGGAACTGGTCGAGGCCGTTCGCGCAGGCCTGCGGAAGGTCGTCGAGAGTGGCCGCTACGACGAGATCCTCGCCGAGTACGGGGCACAGAACGAGGCGTTCACCCCCGAGCAGATCGTTGCCAACCCCGCCACCAGCGGCGAGCTCGATGCCGTCGTGAAGACCCAGGAGGATGAATAG
- a CDS encoding aldehyde dehydrogenase family protein, which produces MTVTTTSPASAAPAFAAEIPHRIYVSGWQEGTSETTLTTTNPFDDSVIATIRQASVHDVDDAYAAAAAAQPEWAAKTPAERSAVLSAAADYIESNREQIAVLLSAESGSSALKAAVEVGAAIAATREAATFPSRVHGRIAPSNSPGKENRVYREPIGVVGVISPWNFPLLLSQRSVAPALALGNAVVLKPASDTPLTGGLLLAKVFEEAGLPAGVLNVVVGSGSEIGDHFVASPVPSFVSFTGSTPVGQNVGRLAVGGKHMKRVALELGGNAPLVVLADADLNQAVRAAAMGKFLHQGQICMAVNRIIVEAPVYDEFVERFAAHVATIRFGDVADPKNVVGPIINDAQLASVTGKIERARVEGAREVHAGPVEGRVVAPHVFADVTPEMELFREEIFGPVVGIVKAYDEAHALKLANDTEFGLSSAVFTTDLEKGVRFARAVKAGMTHVNDITVNDEPHVMFGGEKNSGLGRFNGDWAIGEFTTDHWIGVQQTPLQFPF; this is translated from the coding sequence TCCGGCTGGCAGGAGGGCACTTCGGAGACCACGCTCACCACCACCAACCCCTTCGACGACTCGGTGATCGCGACCATCCGCCAGGCCTCCGTCCACGACGTCGACGACGCCTACGCGGCCGCCGCCGCCGCCCAGCCGGAGTGGGCTGCGAAGACCCCGGCAGAACGCAGTGCCGTGCTCTCCGCGGCCGCAGACTACATCGAGTCGAACCGCGAGCAGATTGCCGTGCTGCTCTCCGCCGAGTCCGGCTCCTCCGCACTGAAAGCAGCGGTGGAGGTCGGTGCGGCCATCGCAGCCACCCGCGAAGCCGCGACGTTCCCGTCACGGGTGCACGGGCGCATCGCCCCGTCCAACTCGCCCGGCAAGGAGAACCGGGTCTACCGCGAGCCGATCGGTGTCGTCGGTGTCATTAGCCCGTGGAACTTCCCGCTGCTGCTCTCCCAGCGCTCGGTGGCGCCAGCGCTGGCGCTCGGCAACGCCGTGGTGCTCAAGCCCGCCTCCGACACCCCGCTGACCGGCGGCCTGCTACTGGCCAAGGTCTTCGAGGAGGCCGGCTTGCCGGCCGGAGTGCTGAACGTCGTCGTCGGTTCGGGGTCGGAGATCGGGGACCACTTCGTGGCCAGCCCGGTCCCGTCCTTCGTGTCCTTCACCGGCTCGACCCCCGTGGGCCAGAACGTCGGCAGGCTCGCCGTCGGCGGGAAGCACATGAAGCGCGTGGCCCTTGAGCTCGGCGGCAACGCCCCGCTGGTGGTCCTTGCCGACGCGGACCTGAACCAGGCCGTGCGGGCCGCCGCGATGGGCAAGTTCCTGCACCAGGGGCAGATCTGCATGGCAGTGAACCGGATTATCGTTGAGGCTCCGGTCTACGACGAGTTTGTCGAGCGCTTCGCCGCACACGTAGCCACCATCCGCTTTGGCGACGTGGCAGATCCGAAGAACGTGGTGGGCCCGATTATCAACGACGCCCAGCTGGCCTCGGTAACCGGGAAGATCGAGCGCGCCCGGGTCGAGGGCGCCCGCGAGGTGCACGCCGGGCCGGTTGAAGGCCGCGTCGTCGCCCCGCACGTGTTCGCCGACGTCACCCCGGAGATGGAACTGTTCCGCGAGGAGATTTTCGGCCCGGTGGTGGGCATCGTCAAGGCCTACGACGAGGCCCACGCCCTGAAGCTGGCGAATGACACCGAGTTCGGGCTTTCCAGCGCGGTGTTCACCACCGACCTCGAGAAGGGCGTGCGCTTCGCGCGCGCCGTCAAGGCCGGCATGACCCACGTTAACGACATCACCGTCAACGACGAGCCGCACGTGATGTTCGGTGGCGAGAAGAACTCCGGGCTCGGCCGCTTCAACGGCGACTGGGCCATAGGGGAGTTCACTACCGATCACTGGATCGGCGTGCAGCAGACCCCGCTGCAGTTCCCCTTCTAG
- a CDS encoding amino acid ABC transporter ATP-binding protein has protein sequence MNSTPMVVAQGVRKSFGRHEVLKGIDLEVNNGEVMCFLGPSGSGKSTFLRCVNRLETIDAGRIRVDGSLVGFKERNGRLYDLTEKELARQRSQIGMVFQRFNLFAHMTALENVMEAPLHVRRQAKREVRDRAQDALARVGLSGHEHKYPAQLSGGQQQRVAIARALAMDPKVMLFDEPTSALDPELVGEVLDVMRGLADSGMTMIVVTHEIEFAKEVGDELVFMDGGLVVEKGDPRQVLENPQQERTRRFLRATAAV, from the coding sequence ATGAACTCCACACCCATGGTCGTCGCCCAGGGCGTCCGCAAGAGCTTCGGCCGCCACGAAGTGCTCAAGGGCATCGACCTCGAAGTCAACAACGGGGAGGTCATGTGCTTCCTCGGCCCGTCCGGATCGGGCAAGTCCACGTTCCTACGCTGCGTCAACCGCCTCGAGACGATCGACGCGGGCCGGATCCGGGTCGACGGATCGCTCGTGGGCTTTAAGGAACGCAACGGGCGGCTGTACGACCTGACGGAAAAGGAACTTGCCCGCCAGCGCAGCCAGATCGGAATGGTCTTCCAGCGCTTCAACCTTTTCGCGCACATGACGGCCCTCGAGAACGTCATGGAGGCCCCGCTGCACGTGCGCCGGCAGGCGAAGCGCGAGGTCCGCGACCGGGCACAGGACGCACTGGCGCGGGTCGGGCTGTCCGGGCACGAGCACAAGTACCCGGCCCAGCTCTCGGGCGGACAGCAGCAGCGCGTCGCCATCGCCCGCGCCCTGGCCATGGACCCGAAGGTGATGCTGTTCGACGAGCCAACCTCCGCGCTCGACCCCGAGCTGGTCGGCGAGGTACTCGATGTGATGCGCGGGTTGGCGGACAGCGGCATGACGATGATCGTCGTGACCCATGAGATCGAGTTCGCCAAGGAAGTCGGCGACGAACTGGTATTCATGGACGGCGGCCTGGTCGTCGAGAAGGGCGACCCGCGGCAAGTACTGGAGAACCCCCAACAGGAGCGGACCCGGCGCTTCCTGCGCGCGACGGCCGCCGTCTAG
- a CDS encoding amino acid ABC transporter permease has product MTVASAPTVPVRGEAPDMSIKAVPVRHYGQWLTAVVVTVLLGAFLMAMAQNENLDYSIVAANLFAGPILHGLVVTFQLTVVAMIGGALIGVLLAVSKLSSNRVLSALATGYVWFFRGVPLLVLILIFGNFSLLFDTLGIGIPFTDIMFVEVETNAVMTTFVAAAAALAIHEGAYMAEIVRGGILGVDHGQKEAAAALGMRPGLAMFRIVLPQALRMIIPPTGNQLILLLKSSSLVSVIAGGELMTAVNDIAAVNYRTIEMFFVASFWYLVIVSVLSIGQRFLERRAGRGYNR; this is encoded by the coding sequence ATGACAGTAGCGTCCGCGCCCACCGTGCCAGTCAGAGGCGAAGCACCCGATATGTCCATCAAGGCCGTCCCCGTGCGCCACTACGGGCAGTGGCTGACCGCCGTCGTGGTCACGGTACTCCTAGGCGCCTTCCTCATGGCCATGGCCCAGAACGAGAACCTCGATTATTCGATAGTCGCCGCGAACCTCTTCGCCGGCCCCATCCTCCACGGCCTCGTGGTGACCTTCCAACTGACCGTGGTCGCGATGATCGGCGGCGCCCTCATCGGCGTGCTGCTGGCCGTCTCGAAGCTGTCCAGCAACAGGGTCCTCAGCGCCCTCGCCACTGGATACGTCTGGTTCTTTCGCGGCGTCCCACTCCTGGTCCTGATCCTGATCTTCGGCAACTTCTCGCTGCTCTTCGACACCCTTGGCATCGGCATCCCGTTCACGGACATCATGTTCGTCGAGGTAGAAACCAACGCAGTCATGACGACCTTCGTCGCTGCGGCGGCCGCACTGGCCATCCACGAGGGCGCGTACATGGCGGAAATTGTGCGCGGCGGGATCCTGGGCGTCGACCACGGGCAGAAGGAGGCCGCTGCCGCCCTCGGCATGCGACCCGGTCTCGCGATGTTCCGGATCGTCCTGCCCCAAGCCCTGCGCATGATCATCCCGCCCACCGGCAACCAGCTGATCCTGCTGCTGAAGTCCAGCTCCCTCGTTTCGGTCATCGCCGGCGGTGAACTCATGACTGCGGTCAACGACATCGCAGCGGTGAACTACCGCACCATCGAGATGTTCTTCGTCGCCTCATTTTGGTACCTCGTCATCGTCTCCGTGCTGAGCATCGGCCAGCGGTTCCTCGAGCGCCGCGCTGGTCGGGGCTACAACCGGTGA
- a CDS encoding arylsulfatase produces MNEHTDGYPYPVRDYEGFCGRVAERASESVPAWGQAPQTEADAPNVVVMLMDDMGYSDISPFGSEIDTPALEELAAGGYRLGNYQTPPMCSPARASLMTGLNPHRAGFAWVPHVDPGFPNAAMEIPADVPTVAEHFRAHGYATFMVGKWHLTPEAKMHDAAEKSAWPVQRGFDRYYGCMDGFTSLFHPHRLVRDNGQVVIDEYPRDYFLTDDLTDQAMSMVSELRASDPSKPFFLYFAHTAVHGPLQAKAEDVEKYRGRYESGWDHIRAERFRRQIHLGLFPEDTECAPRNTEPGFDVPAWDDLADEQKKLFARYMEVYAASLDNVDQNLRRLLDYLKVLGEYENTIIVFTSDNGGTSEGGDTGTRSYFSRFGAPKAGLPEGWTDDVPRDPALIGGPQTYAQHPRGWAYAANTPFRLYKTFPHAGGVRVPMIVSWPAGLPRPVEDDGLRRQFAHAVDVAPTLMELAGVRPVSERHGLPTRQMDGRSFVRMLRDGAAPAARASQFTELNGRLGFLEGRWKAVFPEPNGAGWDAGEWELYDVEADPAETRNLAAAHPEKVRDLGEKWRAAAWWNQVFPLNDDGSFNRNRPATELGLEQPVTLYPGTPTLERYRSAKLVRLRSFTVDVRLEYHGGDAGVLVAHGDQGGGYVLFIEGGRLNLAYNEYGTMRRASSPISAGRHTVRLRFDVLPEFRWAMALEVDGIVTAELREVFQLVGMAPFAGISVGLDRGGPVDWEVYERHGCFRYTGRLESVRYTPGPKAAYSQEKIMEMDQRILAAFE; encoded by the coding sequence GTGAACGAGCACACCGACGGCTACCCGTACCCGGTCCGCGACTATGAGGGCTTCTGCGGCCGAGTGGCGGAGCGGGCCAGTGAATCGGTCCCCGCATGGGGGCAGGCCCCCCAGACGGAGGCGGATGCGCCAAACGTCGTCGTCATGCTCATGGACGACATGGGTTACAGCGACATCTCACCGTTCGGGTCCGAAATCGATACCCCGGCACTTGAGGAACTGGCCGCCGGGGGGTACCGGCTTGGCAACTACCAGACGCCGCCCATGTGCTCCCCGGCCAGAGCCTCGCTGATGACTGGGCTGAACCCGCACCGGGCGGGGTTCGCCTGGGTGCCCCACGTCGACCCCGGGTTCCCGAACGCTGCCATGGAGATCCCCGCGGACGTGCCCACCGTGGCCGAGCACTTCCGCGCCCACGGATACGCAACATTCATGGTCGGCAAGTGGCACCTCACACCCGAAGCGAAGATGCACGACGCCGCGGAGAAGTCCGCATGGCCGGTCCAGCGCGGTTTCGACCGGTACTACGGGTGCATGGACGGGTTCACATCGCTGTTCCACCCGCACCGCCTGGTACGCGACAACGGCCAGGTAGTCATCGACGAGTACCCCCGGGACTACTTCCTCACGGACGACCTGACAGACCAGGCGATGTCCATGGTGTCCGAACTGCGCGCCAGCGACCCCTCCAAGCCCTTCTTCCTCTACTTCGCGCACACCGCGGTACACGGTCCCTTGCAGGCCAAGGCGGAGGACGTGGAGAAGTACCGGGGCCGCTACGAATCGGGCTGGGACCACATCCGAGCCGAGCGCTTCCGCCGCCAAATCCACTTGGGTCTCTTCCCGGAAGACACCGAATGCGCACCTCGGAACACCGAGCCCGGGTTCGACGTCCCCGCCTGGGACGATCTGGCCGACGAGCAGAAGAAGCTCTTCGCTCGCTATATGGAGGTGTATGCGGCCTCGCTCGACAACGTTGACCAGAATCTGCGCCGACTGTTGGACTACCTCAAGGTGCTGGGCGAGTACGAGAACACGATCATCGTCTTCACCTCCGACAACGGGGGCACTTCCGAGGGCGGGGACACGGGCACCCGCAGCTACTTCAGTCGGTTCGGCGCGCCCAAAGCGGGTTTGCCCGAAGGATGGACGGACGACGTACCCCGCGACCCCGCCCTCATCGGCGGCCCGCAGACCTACGCCCAGCACCCCCGCGGCTGGGCATACGCTGCGAACACCCCGTTCCGGCTCTACAAGACATTCCCGCACGCCGGCGGCGTGCGCGTGCCGATGATCGTGTCCTGGCCGGCCGGGCTCCCGCGCCCAGTCGAGGACGACGGGCTCCGGCGCCAATTCGCCCACGCGGTCGACGTCGCGCCGACGCTGATGGAGCTCGCCGGCGTCCGCCCCGTCTCCGAACGGCACGGCCTACCCACCCGCCAAATGGATGGGCGCTCCTTTGTGCGGATGCTCCGCGACGGGGCTGCCCCCGCGGCCAGGGCGTCGCAGTTTACGGAGCTCAACGGGAGGCTTGGGTTCCTCGAGGGGCGGTGGAAGGCCGTGTTCCCCGAGCCCAACGGGGCCGGTTGGGATGCGGGGGAATGGGAGCTCTACGACGTGGAGGCAGACCCCGCCGAGACGCGGAACCTCGCCGCTGCCCACCCGGAGAAAGTCCGCGACCTCGGGGAGAAGTGGCGGGCGGCGGCCTGGTGGAACCAGGTGTTCCCGCTGAACGACGACGGCTCCTTCAACCGGAACCGCCCTGCGACCGAGCTGGGCCTCGAACAACCCGTGACCCTCTACCCAGGGACGCCCACCCTCGAGCGGTACCGCTCGGCAAAGCTCGTCCGGCTGCGCTCCTTCACTGTGGACGTGCGGCTGGAATACCACGGCGGTGACGCGGGCGTGCTAGTGGCCCACGGCGACCAGGGCGGCGGCTACGTCCTGTTCATCGAGGGCGGGCGCCTGAACCTGGCCTACAACGAGTACGGCACCATGCGGCGTGCCAGCTCTCCTATTAGTGCCGGCCGGCACACGGTGCGGCTCAGGTTCGACGTGCTCCCAGAATTCCGGTGGGCAATGGCGCTGGAGGTGGACGGCATTGTCACAGCGGAGTTGCGCGAAGTCTTCCAACTGGTCGGGATGGCGCCGTTCGCCGGAATCTCTGTTGGCCTCGACCGGGGCGGGCCCGTCGACTGGGAAGTGTACGAGCGGCACGGCTGCTTCCGCTACACGGGACGGTTGGAGTCCGTCCGCTACACTCCGGGCCCCAAGGCCGCCTACAGCCAGGAAAAGATCATGGAGATGGACCAACGGATACTGGCGGCCTTCGAGTAA